One genomic window of Pocillopora verrucosa isolate sample1 chromosome 8, ASM3666991v2, whole genome shotgun sequence includes the following:
- the LOC136282860 gene encoding uncharacterized protein — protein sequence MEQKLDNTGEESRGQYETAIILVSSIIATIHSNNSFDKSGGYLELQIRRVFQKDFLPYYAWPFIPDPTSHPSLKPLFASSDLKRDLQVFLAATLTSEEKPQLYTLFMRNFTEIERARKLHNEQLKKLQLQLTAKEQRFSQFEKRYLKIQGDYHKLIGVAAELVDSLEDAVRGKMVTPEYLQDICMRLFSPSVRESLDVSKPGTASSMPRASVINDELPRLFARVDVSYKQSLDYKKIKMNLLSLPERAKAFLLQALRWNLTQAPTREQRDSIVNAYIIHDLLSCSLDSHLRSGILALVNSPNEIVISSLVSTFFLLFPKIGRKYCKMVPKTQLRLPPQSVHCRARQYTHYVGLVVAYTWNREKQMFVALGKEFDMPNSNLSQQPKNKKKFPVPLDPNHPLTRPTTPGARGTDAMQDNTPQPLTSTIRPKSGQQSRPTTSSKSRHGSRPTTNGAAEERPSSTRQGANPTPSDGSSRPPPQVVESPAGKSTFQSPFVSRPKIPRTPDSRPRTSTPPPLGRLVSPPRPSSKDGRRGRSSSRKSSHSNKQ from the exons ATGGAGCAGAAGTTAGACAACACAGGAGAGGAGAGTAGAGGACAGTATGAGACTGCTATAATTTTGGTCAGCTCCATCATAGCAACAATTCATAGCAACAATTCATTCGACAAATCTGGCGGCTATCTTGAATTGCAGATACGCAGAGTTTTTCAGAAAGATTTCCTTCCTTATTATGCATGGCCATTTATTCCTGACCCTACGTCTCATCCATCTCTCAAACCACTTTTTGCCAGTTCTGATCTCAAGAGAGACTTGCAAGTATTTCTTGCAGCAACTCTTACGTCAGAGGAAAAGCCACAGCTCTATACTTTGTTTATGAGGAATTTCACAGAGATAGAGAGAGCAAGGAAACTGCACAATGAACAACTCAAGAAACTACAACTTCAGCTGACAGCAAAGGAACAGAGATTTTCCCAATTTGAAAAGAGATACCTTAAAATACAGGGTGATTACCATAAGCTCATAGGTGTTGCTGCTGAATTGGTGGACTCACTGGAGGATGCTGTCCGCGGAAAAATGGTGACACCAGAATACCTTCAAGACATTTGCATGAGGCTCTTTTCACCTTCTGTTAGAGAGTCTTTAGATGTTAGCAAGCCAGGAACAGCAAGTTCAATGCCAAGGGCATCTGTCATTAATGATGAACTTCCTAGGCTGTTTGCAAGGGTGGATGTTTCGTACAAACAATCTCTTGACTATAAAAAGATAAAGATGAACCTGCTTTCTCTGCCGGAAAGGGCGAAAGCGTTTCTGTTACAGGCATTAAGGTGGAATCTGACCCAAGCACCTACCCGTGAACAACGAGACAGCATTGTTAATGCATACATTATCCATGATTTGCTTAGCTGCTCTCTAGACAGTCACTTGAGAAGTGGAATATTAGCCCTCGTAAATTCACCAAACGAAATAGTTATTTCCTCATTGGTATCAA CATTCTTTCTTCTATTCCCCAAAATTGGAAGAAAGTATTGCAAGATGGTTCCAAAGACTCAGTTACGCCTACCACCTCAATCTGTTCACTGTCGTGCAAGACAATATACA cattacgtggggttagtggttgcgtacacctggaaccgagaaaaacaaatgttcgtcgcactggggaaagagtttgatatgccAAATTCTAATCTATCTCAGCAGccaaagaacaagaaaaagtttccaGTTCCTCTTGACCCCAATCACCCTCTAACAAGACCCACCACTCCTGGAGCAAGAGGAACAGATGCAATGCAGGATAATACTCCCCAACCATTAACTTCCACAATACGACCAAAATCTGGACAACAGAGCAGGCCAACAACATCATCTAAATCAAGGCATGGCTCAAGACCGACAACAAATGGAGCAGCAGAGGAGAGGCCTTCAAGTACCAGGCAAGGAGCAAACCCAACCCCTTCTGATGGAAGTTCAAGGCCACCCCCTCAAGTGGTTGAGTCTCCTGCAGGTAAATCTACATTTCAATCCCCCTTTGTCTCAAGACCCAAGATCCCTCGCACACCAGACTCAAGGCCCAGAACTAGCACTCCACCACCTTTAGGACGATTAGTCTCCCCTCCAAGACCATCTTCAAAAGATGGCAGACGTGGGAGATCATCATCAAGGAAAAGCAGTCACTCAAATAAACAGTAA